Proteins from a genomic interval of Oncorhynchus kisutch isolate 150728-3 linkage group LG28, Okis_V2, whole genome shotgun sequence:
- the LOC109872805 gene encoding protein YIPF5 yields MSGFDNLNTDFYQSSYSVDDHGQPAGYGYSNTEDPYKQGQYGQYDYSQPMGYAAPGMMQPQQPYTGQIYQPTPAFTPSPTQSMYGSSFDDEPPLLEELGINFDHIWQKTLTVLHPMKAADGNIMNETDLAGPMVFCLAFGATLLLTGKIQFGYVYGISAIGCLGMYCLLNLMSMTGVSFGCVASVLGYCLLPMILLASFGVILSLQGMFGIIIAATIIGWCSFSASKIFISALAMDGQQLLVAYPCALLYGVFALISVF; encoded by the exons ATGTCAGGGTTTGACAACCTCAACACAGATTTCTACCAGTCCAGCTACAGTGTAGATGACCACGGGCAACCTGCTGGATATGGCTACAGTAACACAGAAGATCCCTACAAACA GGGTCAATATGGTCAGTATGACTACTCCCAGCCAATGGGATACGCAGCCCCAGGGATGATGCAACCTCAGCAGCCCTACACCGGCCAGATCTACCAGCCCACACCGGCCTTCACACCTTCCCCCACGCAGTCCATGTATGGCAGCAGCTTTGACGACGAGCCCCCGCTGCTGGAGG AATTAGGCATAAACTTTGACCACATCTGGCAGAAGACCCTGACAGTGCTCCACCCCATGAAGGCAGCAGATGGTAACATTATGAACGAGACTGACCTGGCTGGACCCATGGTGTTCTGTCTGGCCTTCGGAGCCACCTTACTTCTA ACAGGAAAGATCCAGTTTGGCTATGTGTACGGCATCAGTGCCATCGGCTGCCTGGGGATGTACTGCCTCCTCAACTTAATGAGCATGACCGGCGTGTCGTTTGGCTGTGTCGCCAGCGTACTGGGCTACTGCCTGCTACCCATGATCCTCCTTGCCAGCTTCGGAGTCATCTTGTCTTTACA AGGCATGTTTGGAATAATCATCGCAGCCACGATAATTGGCTGGTGCAGTTTCTCTGCTTCCAAGATCTTCATCTCGGCCCTGGCCATGGACGGACAGCAGCTTCTGGTGGCGTACCCCTGTGCCCTCCTCTACGGGGTCTTCGCCCTTATCTCTGTCTTCTAA